The following coding sequences lie in one Leptospira neocaledonica genomic window:
- the ispG gene encoding (E)-4-hydroxy-3-methylbut-2-enyl-diphosphate synthase has product MNFRYNHSPFSYQRRRTREVKVGDIGIGGNNPIRIQSMITADTRDTENSVRQILELEAAGCEIVRLTVPSQPDADNLPNIRKELKKLGSKVPLVADIHFTPSVAMKSVEWVEKVRINPGNFADKKKFAVRDYTDLEYKEELERISEVFSPLVLRCKELGVSMRIGTNHGSLSDRIMNKYGDTPQGMVESAIEFIRIAESLSYKDIIVSMKASNPQVMVQAYRLLCSRFMELQMDYPLHLGVTEAGDGKDGRIKSAIGIGSLLEDGLGDTIRVSLTEDPIHEVPVARLLADKYNRLRFPETQSQGYSEFRNPYSYQRFYSRPIQVGNLPLGENHAVRIESVLPFESENGFSQALSSLKNYAKSRSLELEMVSVPLPSDEFLREECISASKSSSVPMGVIVEQNELLLEDVLEDLIPFPKVTVDPFHHFQNRDSLLEFLHRREGKGITELSVQAYQIESLKGLPEEFKNAGIESVTFSVQTFHILHDYRKLARILSDFDYPIFLSAEYQDMETALYESSIGIGGMLTDGIGDMLRIKVIDSEPEAVLQLGFDILQATRLRLTKTEYISCPSCGRTLFDLQTTTARIKEKTGHLKGVKIAVMGCIVNGPGEMADADFGYVGAGPGKVHLYRGKEIVLKNVPSDDADERLVQLIKDSGMWMERESVASENTF; this is encoded by the coding sequence ATGAACTTCCGATATAATCATTCTCCATTCTCTTACCAACGCCGCAGGACCAGAGAGGTAAAAGTAGGAGATATCGGCATCGGTGGGAATAATCCAATCCGCATACAATCCATGATCACTGCGGATACAAGGGATACTGAAAATTCAGTCAGACAAATTCTAGAGTTAGAAGCTGCAGGTTGTGAGATCGTTCGATTGACTGTTCCTTCTCAGCCGGACGCGGATAACTTGCCGAATATCCGTAAGGAACTTAAAAAGTTAGGAAGCAAGGTCCCTCTCGTAGCGGATATCCATTTTACTCCAAGTGTAGCGATGAAATCGGTAGAATGGGTGGAGAAGGTCCGTATCAATCCGGGCAACTTTGCCGATAAGAAAAAATTCGCAGTTAGAGATTATACCGATCTGGAATACAAAGAAGAATTAGAAAGAATCTCCGAAGTATTCAGTCCGTTAGTACTTCGTTGTAAAGAATTAGGAGTCTCGATGAGAATCGGGACCAATCACGGTTCCTTATCCGATCGAATCATGAACAAATACGGAGATACACCACAAGGAATGGTGGAGTCAGCGATCGAGTTTATTCGGATCGCTGAAAGTCTCTCTTATAAAGATATTATAGTAAGCATGAAGGCTTCCAATCCCCAAGTGATGGTCCAGGCTTACAGATTATTATGCAGCCGCTTCATGGAACTGCAGATGGATTATCCATTACATCTAGGAGTGACAGAAGCTGGAGACGGAAAAGACGGAAGGATCAAATCCGCAATCGGTATAGGCTCCTTATTGGAAGATGGTCTCGGCGATACGATCCGAGTTTCCTTAACAGAAGATCCAATCCACGAAGTTCCAGTCGCAAGATTACTCGCTGACAAATACAATCGACTTAGATTTCCGGAAACACAAAGCCAAGGTTATTCCGAATTCAGAAATCCTTACTCTTACCAAAGATTTTATAGCAGACCGATCCAAGTAGGGAATCTTCCACTTGGAGAAAACCATGCGGTCCGCATTGAATCCGTTCTACCTTTCGAATCTGAGAACGGATTCTCTCAAGCTCTTTCTTCACTTAAAAATTATGCGAAATCTAGATCCTTGGAGCTGGAAATGGTTTCTGTACCACTTCCTTCCGACGAATTTCTGAGAGAAGAATGTATTTCTGCGAGTAAATCCTCCTCTGTTCCCATGGGAGTCATTGTAGAACAAAACGAATTATTACTCGAAGATGTATTAGAGGACCTGATCCCTTTTCCTAAAGTAACAGTGGATCCATTTCATCATTTCCAAAACAGGGATTCTTTATTAGAATTTTTGCATAGAAGAGAAGGTAAAGGAATTACTGAGCTCAGCGTACAAGCCTATCAGATAGAAAGTCTGAAAGGATTGCCCGAAGAATTCAAAAACGCAGGGATTGAATCGGTAACATTCTCAGTCCAAACATTTCATATACTACACGATTACAGAAAATTAGCACGTATACTTAGCGATTTTGATTACCCTATCTTCTTGAGTGCAGAATACCAAGACATGGAAACTGCATTGTACGAATCCTCTATAGGAATCGGCGGAATGTTGACCGACGGAATCGGCGACATGCTCAGGATCAAAGTGATTGATAGCGAACCGGAAGCAGTATTACAACTTGGGTTCGATATTCTGCAAGCAACAAGACTTAGACTTACAAAAACGGAATACATCTCCTGCCCTTCTTGTGGAAGAACTCTATTCGATCTGCAGACCACGACTGCACGTATCAAAGAAAAAACAGGCCACCTGAAAGGAGTTAAGATCGCAGTCATGGGCTGTATCGTAAACGGCCCTGGAGAAATGGCAGACGCGGATTTCGGCTATGTAGGCGCCGGCCCCGGTAAAGTGCATTTATATAGAGGAAAAGAAATCGTGCTCAAAAACGTTCCTTCCGACGATGCGGATGAAAGATTAGTCCAGCTAATCAAAGACTCCGGAATGTGGATGGAGAGAGAATCAGTGGCTAGCGAAAATACTTTTTGA
- a CDS encoding DUF1566 domain-containing protein, with the protein MKKCRSLCMLFFVSFSLWNCEPDHKKYNLETSALLALTSTTSVPPGSSFKLPDANQTICYDTSGVTRACIGTGEDGEFTNTPAPFLLQIQDSGETILEESSELTWQRCPFGMVWTGSTCIGSSLNVYWQVANAYCNSLTTAGRNWRLPTAREASLLADHSQNTFLPNTYFPNGQGAGGWTSTPAVGFFGRYLVSSGGNVTPIDETTNFPFRCVSGPKAPNASFTDIGDGTIEEANTGLLIKKCAYGQADDSSCTGSASPLNWQQALDYCNNLNFASRTDWRLPSIRESYFISEPSIGNSNLPISIFPNSSQAAISWTGTTYNSTLSTAHAQMVYQMYVYSKTDSANVRARCVAGP; encoded by the coding sequence ATGAAAAAGTGTCGCTCCTTGTGTATGTTATTCTTCGTATCCTTTTCTCTCTGGAACTGTGAACCTGATCATAAAAAATATAATCTGGAAACTTCCGCTCTTTTAGCTCTAACAAGCACTACAAGTGTCCCCCCTGGATCCTCTTTCAAATTACCCGACGCCAACCAAACCATTTGTTACGATACAAGCGGAGTAACGCGTGCCTGTATTGGGACAGGAGAAGATGGAGAATTTACAAATACTCCGGCCCCATTCCTATTACAGATCCAGGATTCCGGAGAAACCATACTAGAAGAAAGTTCCGAACTAACTTGGCAAAGGTGCCCGTTCGGAATGGTTTGGACCGGTAGCACTTGTATTGGCTCTAGTCTCAATGTGTATTGGCAGGTAGCTAACGCTTATTGTAATTCTTTAACCACTGCAGGACGAAACTGGAGACTTCCGACAGCCAGAGAAGCCTCTCTACTCGCAGATCATTCTCAAAATACTTTTCTACCAAACACTTACTTTCCAAATGGGCAAGGCGCAGGAGGTTGGACTTCCACACCTGCAGTAGGCTTTTTCGGGAGATATTTAGTATCTTCTGGAGGGAATGTAACTCCGATAGATGAAACTACAAATTTTCCTTTTCGTTGCGTATCCGGACCCAAGGCGCCAAATGCAAGCTTTACCGATATAGGGGACGGCACCATAGAAGAGGCAAATACAGGACTTCTTATCAAAAAATGTGCGTATGGACAAGCGGACGATTCCTCTTGTACCGGAAGTGCAAGTCCATTAAATTGGCAGCAAGCGTTAGACTATTGTAATAATCTAAACTTTGCTTCCAGAACAGATTGGAGACTCCCATCAATAAGAGAATCTTATTTCATATCGGAACCTTCGATAGGAAATTCAAATCTTCCGATTTCTATTTTTCCAAATAGCAGTCAGGCAGCAATTTCTTGGACTGGAACTACCTACAATAGTACTCTATCAACAGCTCATGCACAAATGGTCTATCAAATGTATGTATACTCAAAGACTGATTCCGCTAATGTTCGCGCTCGTTGTGTAGCAGGTCCTTAG